CGCCTTCGCCGACAAGCACGCCACACAGATCACGCTTGACACCAGTCCGCGCCACCTCGCAGGTCCCGGGGATGCTCGGCACGTCACCCACGGGCTGGCCGCCGCCGGCTGGCGAGCCATCTCCGATCCGCTGTGCGCGGAGATCGTCCTGCGCAGCCCGGACCTTCGTCACCGACTCCGCTTCGACCCGCAGTCCCCCAGCTCGGCATGGTGGTGGCTGCTGGCCGAGCCCTCCGATACAGAGCCCGGCTGGTACGCCTCTTTCGGCGAATTCGTCCCCGCCGAAGTTCTGGCCACCCTCGCCGACGCCCTCGTCGTTCCGGTTCCCACCGAGTTGACGAGCCCGCTGTCTGTGCTGGACGCCGCAGGATGGCGCGTCGACGGCAGCGGAGTCGCCCACAGCGATCCGCCGGGGTCCAAAATCGAGCGCCAGCCCCAGGACGGCTCGAACACGGTGGCCTGGCACGTCGACGTCCGCGACGGTCCCTCCGGCCTCGACAACGGCAAACACCTGTGGCACGCCTACTTCCACGGTCACACGCCCGAGCACCTGGTGAACGCCTTCATCACCGCCCTCACCGACACTGCACCGCTACAGCGCGGCCTGTTCGACCGCACCGCGACCTACGGCGTCACTCACGGGCCAAGCACCGTCAGCCCACAGCAGACGGTTGCGATGCACACCGCCCGCATCAAGGCACTCCGCGCACAGGCACGCTCACTACGCGGACACCAGAACAGGGCCGCGTCGACCTCGTCGAATGCCGCCAACTCGCGCCCCGCCTTCCGCCGCTGAACAGAGGACCGCATCTCATCACCAACGACCACGACGGCTACCTCGGCCTCCTCGACGACTTCATCACCAAGAGCAAGCAGATCCTCGACGCCTGGGACGCCTACTCCGATGAGCACACCGACCTTGACGGCTGGCCTCACGACCAGCACGCCTACGGCATGCGCGCGAGCCAGCGCGACGCCGCCACCGCCGAGGCGTTCGAGCCGCTCCGCTACGGCGCCCGTCACCTGTTGGCAACCGCCGAGACCCAGCTGGCCCGACTGCCCAAGAACGCGGTGCAGAACCGCTGGGCCTACCAGGTGAGTGTCCTGAGTTACGCCCTCGAACGGCTCGACGACCTGCACGAGCGTTGGCTGGCCACCCAGAACGGGCTTCCCCTCACCGCGACGCCCGGAACCGACGACTTCGACGCTGCCCTTGCCGAGCATCACGCCGACTCATGGAGCTACCTCGACGACTGGGCGACACAAGGCCAAGCCCTCCGGGAAGTCAACGCCGCCGCCCAGAGGACCACGCGTGGACATTCGGCCCCCGTGCCGGCATCCGCCCCTGTCCGTCGATCCCCGCTGCGGAAGTGACCATGCCCTCTCTTGAGAACGTCGAGGTCGACTTCATCACCCCGCGCCACCTCGCCGGCGGTGGCGACCCCGCCTGGATCACTGTTCCTCTCCACCGTGCCTGCGGCTGGAGTCATGGCGACGACCCCCTGATGCCGCGTGTCCTGCTCTCTAGTCCCGACCAGAAGGCCCTCCTACGCCTGGAGCCTGACCCCGACGACCAGTGGTGGACCCTGCAGTACGCAGCCGAGCCCGCCTGGTACGCAAGCTTCGGCGCCCGCACGCCCGTCGAACTGATCGCCGCCTTCACCGACGCCTTCACCGACCCGGCCCCAGCCGCTGACGCGCCTTGCGACCCGTACGGAGCGCTCCGGCAGGTCGGCTGGACACCGGACGGTGACAACGGCCTTGCCTCCCCAGACAAGACGGTGCACGTCGAGCGGCTGGGAACACCCGCTGATCCGGGAGCCTGGTTCGTCACGGTCACCCTCGGCACGCACCAGAAGGTCTGGCAGGCCCGCTTCGGTGCGCACACTCCGCCGTACCTTGTCGCCGCGTTCACCGCCGCACTCGCCGACCCGACACCCATCCACCGCATCGACAGCGGGCGCAGTCTGCCGACCCTCGACCCTGACGTCGTCACCCGTCAGTTCGTCGAGATACCTGTCGTGTACGTCGCCGGCGCGCTGGAAGGCCGCGTCCGCTCTCTGGCTGCCCGGCACACCGGCGCGCCGCCGGTCCCGCCCGCCCTGCGGCAGCCGCCGCCGAGACACGACCGCAGCCGCTGACCGTCACCTCCCACTCGGAAGCACGTAGCCCTTGCCGCCCTCCTCCAACAGCACCACCGACGGATACGACCTTCTCCTACGCCTCCTGCTCGGCGTGCTCGCCGTCGTCGTCCCCCTGTCCCACCTGACCTGGCTGTGCGGCAACGGCACCGCCTACCTCACCGGCGACAGCTGGGCCCCCTATCAGCCGACCAACGCCTTGCTCCGCCCCGAGCAGGTATGGCCCGAGGTCGGAGAGAACGCCCTTCTCCTCGGGGCACGCATCGTTCCCGTTCTACTCCTCCTGGCTCTAGGGGGAACGGGGATCGCCCTGTGGATGCGGCACAAGAACCGCGGCGCCGGCCGGAAGAAGATCACCGGCATGGCCAAGGCACGGGACATCGAACCCTTGATGGCCAAGGCGATCACCGGCAAAGTCCGCTCGCTGCGCCCGAGCCTGAAAGATGCCAAGCGCATCGAAGCCCGCGACACCGGCATCCTCCTGGGCAACCTGCAGAACACCCGGCACGAGGTGCGCATGGGCTACGAAGATGTGGCCGTCGCCATCATGGCGCCCCGCTCGGGCAAGACCACCTCGCTCGCCATCCCCTCGATGCTCGCCGCGCCCGGCCCTGTCCTGCTGACTTCGAACAAGGCCGCTGGCGACGCATTCACCGCCACATACGAGGCCCGCTCCCGCGGCGGGCAGGTGTGGACCATGGACCCACAGCAGATCGCGCACGCCGCACGCGAGATGTGGTGGAACCCCCTCGCCAGCGCGAAAACCCTGGACGGGGCGAACCGGCTCGCCGGACACTTCCTCGCCGCCTCGGTGGACGCCTCCCAGCAGGGGGACTTCTGGTCCAAGGCCGGCAGCAACATCCTCTCCCAGCTTCTCCTGGCCGCAGCGCTCGACGAGCGCCCCATCACCGACATCATGCAGTGGCTCGCCGCCCCTGCCGACCGCACCCCGCTCGACATCCTCCGCGACCACGACTTCGCCGCCGTCGCAGCACAGCTCAAGGGCACCGTCGAGGGCCCCCCGGAGACGCGCGACGGCATCTACGAGACCGCCCGCCAGTACGCCGCCGCACTGCTGAACAACGAGATAGCCGCCTGGGTCACCCCGCAGAAGGACGCTCCTGAGTTCCGCCCGTCGGAGTTCGTCACCTCCACCGACACACTGTTCCTGCTGAGCAAGGACGGCGGAGGCGGGGCCTCGGCACTGATCGCCGCGTGCGCAGACTCCGTGATGCGCGCGGCCACCGCCCAGGCCGAGCGCGCCGGCGGACGCCTGGACCCGCCCATGCTGGCGATCCTCGACGAGGCCGCCAACGTGTGCAAGATCAGCGACCTGCCGGACCTGTACTCCCACCTCGGCAGCCGCGGAATCATCCCGATCACCATCCTCCAGTCCTACCGCCAGGGCCAGAAGGTCTGGGGAGACGCGGGCATGGACGCCATGTGGTCCGCCTCGACCATAAAGGTCATCGGCTCCGGCATCGATGACCCCGACTTCGCGGACAAGCTCAGCCGCTTGATCGGCGACCACGACGTGGAGACCACGTCTACCTCCTACTCGGAGTCCGGGAAGTCGACCTCGGTCAGCATGCGCCAGGAGCGGATCCTGCCCACCGACGCGATCCGCGCGCTGCCCAAGGGCTCCGCGCTGTGCTTCGCCACCGGCATGCGCGCCGCCATGCTCGACCTGCGGCCGTGGTACCGGGAGCCGGGAGCGGAGGAGTTGTCCGCGGCGTCCGCCCGCGCGTCGAAGGCAATCACGGCCCGCGCCATCGCGAAGCACGCGCCGGCACAGTCCGACTCCGGGACGGCCGCGTGAGCGCCGCCCCGCTGTACCTGGTGCCGATCCGCTCCCGCGAGGCGAAGGACTTCGTGCGCACCTGGCACCGTCACCACCCGCCGCCCGCAGGACAGATTTTCTCGGTCGGCGCCGCCGACGGGACCGGCACGCTGCGCGCCGTTGCCATCGTCGGCCGGCCTGTGGCCCGTCACCTGGACGACGGCGCCACCCTCGAAGTCACCCGGACCGCCAGCGACGGCACGCCCAACGCGAACTCACTGCTCTACGGTGCCGCGTGGCGGGCGACGAAGGCCCTCGGCTACCGACGGCTGGTCACCTACACGCAGGACGGCGAGAGCGGCTCATCACTGCGCGGCGCCGGATGGCGCGTCATCGCCAGCCGACCGCCCCGTGCCGGCTGGCACACGCCGTCCCGCCCACGCACCGGCCACGGCAACGACCACGTCACCCGCCTGCTGTGGGAAGCCCTCTGACCGAATCCGTTCCTGCACCTCAACAGGCAACCGTCTTCCCCTGTCCCATATCGCCCGCGTCCTCACGGAGTTGTCGTGCACAGCGTCGACTTGACCGAACACACCCGCCTTCTCGGCGAGGTCGTCCCCGTACTGGAGGAATTGTCCGCGGAGGCGGCACGAATCCAGGAGGGCGAGATCACCGAGCCCGTACGAGATATCGCACCCCTCAGCCTGCGGACGCACGAGCTGGCCATGAAGTGCACGCGGCAGGTGCACGAACTGTCGGTCAGCGAGTACCCCGCGATGAAGGACGGGGCCGAGAACCTGGTGCACCTCGTCGGCGCCTGCGCCCAGATCTCACTCGCTGCCACCCTGTGCAACCTCGCCATCCATCACCGCACCGAGATCTTGCTGTACCAGGACGCCGACTCCACCCCCTCCGCGAGCCGTGATCAACTCCGCCGTGCCGGTGTGGAGATGGAGCGAGCGGCCACCACCTATGGCGCCGTGGCGCGACGGCTCTCCCGCCGCCTCGCCTCATTCTCAGCGCGCGCTGAGGACCGGCGGCTCATCTCCGAGGCCCAGGGGCCCAGACAGCAGAAGGCACCCTCCACGCCGTCGCCGCGCATTGCCCGGCGCCACACCCGCTGACCACCCCACAGAATTCAGCACCGCCATCCGAGGAGCTTCCACGTCTTCCGACTTCCCCACCGTGCATGATCTCGCCCGTGCCCTCGCTGACCAGCTCCACCCCGGGGCTGCTCCCCGGGACGTGACCGTCCTCTTCAACGCCCGCCGACATGCCCCCAGCGAGTACCGCAGCAGCGGTCGGGGCGGACCCGTGACGGCCTGTGCCCAGGCACTGCACGCCACCCTCTACGGTCTCCCCACGCACGAGGAATCACTGCCCACCGCGCTGGACGCGCTTCTGCAGGCCACGCACACCACAACCGCCCCGGACGCTGTCCTGCGGCAGGTCGCCGAGCAGCTCCGCAACGCCGCCGAGATCATCCAGCGCTACCAGTACCAAGCCCAGTGGGACCGGTACCCCGCCGCTGTCGCCGAGCAACTCTCCGACGCTCGTAACTACGCCCAGCACATCGCCCGGGCCCTCGACCGCGTGGCCCCCGCCTTCAGCCACCAGCCCACCACAGACACCTCGCCCCGCGCCCAGGCCGCCCACTCCCGGAGTGGCGCCACCACCCCCGTGGCCTCCCCGCCCTCACCGGCGACCCCACACCACCGCTGACCCGCCTCGACCTCCCCGCCCTTCGAGAAAGACGCCTCCTGGCAACCACCGACTCTCTGCAGGCCCTCCTTGCTCAACCCCGCTGCGCGCTAGGCATGTTCATCCCCGGCGGACTCCATGCGGCTCGCGCCGAGCGCCATCAGCTCGCCCAGATCGCACGGGCCGGCGCCGACCTGTTCGAGATTGGCCTCGCCCACCATGACGCCAGCCTCGACGGGCCCGTCATCCAAGCTGCCTACCACCGCGCCCTGATTCGCGGAAACGTCCTCGCCCGCGCCCTCCGCGCCGTCGAGCACGCCGCTGACCTGCGGCCGACCGTCGTCATGACCTACTGAGGCCCCGTCAGCCGGCACCGCCCCGAACGCCTGGCCCGACTGTTCGCTGACGCGGGCGCCGTCGGCGCCATGGTCGTCGACCTGCCCGACAACCAGGCAGAGCGCTGGCAGGCCGCAGCGAAGGACGCACACCTCTCCACCCCACGCCTCGTCCCGCGCCACCTCGCCGACACCGACCTCGCCACCGTGGCCGCCGGCGCGTCGGGATGGCTCTACGCACCCGCCAGCACCGCCCCCACCGGCTACCGCGGCCCGCTCGACGTCCCCGCGCTCGCCGATTTCACGACACGCCTTCGCGCCGCGAGCCCCCTGCCCGTCGTATCGGGCGTAGGGATCTCCGCCCCGGTCCTCGCGGAACGCGTCGCGCCACTGGTGGACGCCGTAGTCATCGGTACCCCCCTCGTCCGCGCCCTGATGACCGTCCCCGAGCAGGCCCCGGTGCTCACCGCCGCGTTCGCCCAAGCCCTGAACCCGTACGCCACCACCGAGGCCCGTGCCTGACACCACCGACCCGGCCCCGGTCCTCGCCCGCATCTCGTCCGACGCGGCCATACTGCACCAGGCCCTATGCGCCCTGCCCTTCGGCCACGGCGCATCCGCATCCGCGTTGGCCGCCCGGACTACTGACGCCCAGGACCTCGCAGGCACCGCCCTGCGGCTGTTTCTCGTCCTCAGCCCCCAGGCGCCACAGCGCACCCCTACCGGCCCGCTGCTCCTTCAGCACGTCGCGCGGTCGCCAGAGCCGCCCAACGCCGCCGCCGAACTGGTCGCTGCCCTGGCCCGAGCCGTCGAGAAGCAGCGCCGCCAGGCCGCCGCCACATCACGGCTGGTGGTTCTCATCGGGCCGACACCGCAGCACTCATCGAGTCGGCCGCTGGCCTCCTCGACGGCATCCCCTCCCTCTGCAACGCCACTACCGCGACCAGCCGGAAGCCTCCTGCCGCTGACGCGACCGCGATGCGAGCACTCCCTCCTCTTTCCCTACACCCAGGACAGGCCATTTCCGACAAGCCTCGATTCCGCGCTCTCTCCCTCGGCGCGGGAGTTCAGTCCAGCACGCTCCTCGCCCTGTCAGCCGAGGGCATTCTCCCCAGGGTCGACTACGCGATTTTCGCCGACACCGGATGGGAACCCGGAGCAGTTTATGCACACCTTGACCGCTTGAAAGAGGAGATAGCCACACCCGCCGGGATAACCGTACTCCACGTGTCCGCCGGGAACATACGCGACGACGCACTGAATCCGGATCACCGCTTCGCATCCATGCCGCTCCACATCCTCAATAAGGACGGGCGACCTGGGATGACTCGGCGGCAGTGCACAGGCGAATACAAGGTAAAGCCGATCAAGAAAAAGATTCGCGAATTGCTTGGCTACCCCCACCCGGCCCGCATTCCGAAGGGTGTTTTCGTCGAGCAGTGGATAGGAATATCCACAGATGAATTTCACCGCGCAAAGGATGCGGACGTCAAGTACATGCGTAACCGGCACCCTCTTCTGGACATGTCCTGGAGCAGGGCCGACTGCGTGCGCTACCTGACCTCTCTCGGTCTCGCCGATACGCCGAAGTCGAGTTGCCTTGGATGCCCGTTCCACGGAAATGCGCAGTGGCGGCATATCAGGGACACCTCTCCGTCCGAGTGGGCGGACGTCGTCGAATTCGATGCGGCCATCCGGCAGGGAAATGCCCGCGCCAACGCCTCGGGCAACCGCCTGCTCGGTGAGGCGTTCCTGCACCGCTCCCGCGTCCCACTGAGCCAGGCACCGATCGATCACGTCACCGCCACCGAGCGGGCCGCTCTGCGGATCAGCGCAGACGAGGCCAACGCCCTGGAGAACGGGGTCGAGGACGGCTGCTCGCCCTGGGCCTGCCGTGGCGACGTCGACGCGTTGACACAGGACGACTTCGGGCTGGCCACGTGATCGTCGACCTCTTCGCGGGGCCGGGCGGCTGGAGCAGGGCACTGCACGTCCTGGGCATGCGCGACGTCGGGCTGGAATGGGATTCGTGGGCGTGCAAGACCCGCGCTGCGGCGGGGCAGTTGACTATTCGGTGCGATGTGGCGAGGTATCCCGCCTGGCCGTTTGTCGGCCGCACCCGCGGTGTGATCGCTTCGCCGCCGTGTCAGGCGTGGAGCATGGCCGGCAAGCGCCTCGGCCTGATCGACCAGCCGCTGGTGCACGCGGCGGTCGAGGACCTGGCCGCCGGGCGAGACACCCGCGAACGCCTCCTAGCCGCGTGCCGTGACGAGCGTTCCCTGCTCGCCGCCGAGCCGATGCGCTACCTGCACGCGCTGAACACGGTCGGCGAGCCCGACTGGGTGGCCATGGAGGAAGTACCGGACGTGCTGCCCTTGTGGAAGCAGTACGCGGCCGTCCTGCGGGGGTGGGGGTTTTCCGTCTGGTGCGGGATCCTCAACGCGGCTGACTTCGGCGTCCCGCAGACCCGGAAGCGGGCGATACTCGTGGCCTCCCGCGTTCGTACCGCGCAGCCGCCCACACCCACACACGCCCAGCTCGCCGAGCCTGAAACGCTGTTCGGGCCGGGCCGTGCCCGCTGGGTCAGCATGGCCGAAGCCCTGGGATGGGGCGCGACCGACCGCCCCGTCCCCACCGTCTGCGCCGGAGGCGGGCCCGGCGGCGGCCCCGAACCGTTCCCTTCGGGCTCCCGCAAGACACTGTCCGACGCCCGGGACCGCGGCACCTGGACGCCCCGGCCGGACGGGGTCGTTCTGCAGTCCCGCCGCGAAGACGCCGGACGAACGTCCCAGCACGGCACCCAAGACGACCAGACCGCCCGTGCTCCGGCACCCACGAGCACCGCCGACACCCGCCGCTGGTCCTGGTCGCTGCGCAGCAACAACCAGGCCAACGCCACCGTCCGGTCCGTCCAGGAGCCGGCAGGCACTCTGTTCTTCGGACACCGCGCGAACGAGTGCACCTGGGTCGCCGAACCCGCCATCCCCTCGACCGCGGACACCGATGCGCCGACCGTTCCCGAGCCGATCCGGATCACCGCCCGCGAGGCGGGCCTCCTGCAGACCTTCCCCGCCGACTACCCCTGGGCCGGCAACAAGGGCCAGCAGTTCTCCCAGATCGGCAACGCCGTGCCCCCGCTGCTCGCCGGCCACCTCCTCGCTCCGCACCTCGGCGTCACCCTCGACCCCGACGACTTCGCCCTCGCCGCCTGATGTCCCCCAACCCCACTCCCGAACCAGACGAAGACGACCTCGACGCCGTCCCACCGCCCCGGCCGGTGTTCCACGTCGAGCAGGCCCTCCTGGGAGCCCTCCTCCGCGACCCCCGCCTCCTGGACAAGGTGAGCGGCATCGCCGCCGCCTCGTTCTCCACCGCTGCACACGCAGCCCTGTACGCCGCGATCGGCACCGTGCCGCGTCCCGACCCCGCCGAGCACGCGAAGAACACGAAGTGGCTCGACCGCGTCCTCGCCACCGCCCTGAAGGAGGCGCGCGGCCTGGACGCCACCTACCTGCACACCCTCATCCAGGTCTGCCCCTGGCACAGCCACGCCCCCGCCTACGCCCGCATGGTCGAGGCCGAGCACGCCCGCCGCCGCCTGCTGACGGCCGCCGAACGCCTCATGCGCACCGTCCGTGACGCCGGCCTCCCGCTCCCCGTCCAGACGGTGCTCACCGAGGCCGACGCGCTCGCCACGGTCGTGGACGACATCGCGGACCGCTTTCCCCCGCGCTCCGGCGTCCTCCCCCGCAGCGCGGCACCGCCCTCCGTTCGCACCCCGGACCTCACCGAGGCAGTCGAGGAGGAGCAACTGCTCCTCGCCACCGCCATCGCCCGCCCTGCCGACATCGATTCCGTCCGGTGGCTGATCCCCGAGGACCTCACCCTGCCTCTGCACGCCGGCCTCTGGCAGTGCCTGACCGCTCTCGCCCGCCGCAACGAGCCCGTCGACCCCGTCACGGTCCTGTGGGAAGCCCAACAGCGCGGGCTGCTGGACGACGGCAGCGAACCAGGCGACGTCCTGCGCATGCTGGCCGAACCAGCCGGATTCGTCGGGCACTGGGCCGAACGCGCCCTGCAACGCTCGCTCCTGGCCACGGCCGAGCACACCGGCCGGCGCATCCAGGCATACGCCGACGACCCGGCGAACACCCCCTTCCAGCTCGTCGTCGGCGCCCGCCGCGCCCTCGCCGGCATCGACGCCGTCCGCACCCGCTGGCAGAACGCCACCCAGGCCACCCCGCCACACCAGCGGCGCCCGGCGCCTGCCACTCGCGCCGGGCCCCCACCACCACGGCCGCCCACTCCACCCGATCCACACGAGCAACCCGATAACCCCCGCATACGCCGGTGGCCGGACCTCACGGCCCGGCCACCGGCAGAACAGACGAGATCCACGTGACTCCAGCCATCGACACCCATGTCCGCCTCGACACCCACCCCGCCCACCCGAGCGCCGTGCAGGCCGTCCTGACCGGCACCCGAGCCCACGTCGCCTCCGTGGCTCTGGAAGCTGCCGGCTGGAGCGTTGCCGCCACAGGCGTCCTGGTCCTGGCCCGCATCGATCACGAGGAGCCCTACTGGGCCGCTGACGCAGCCAAACACCTGACCGCCGAAGGCATCACCGTCGAGATCACCCCACGCCTACAGGAGGCAATCGACGAGGAATGGACCTGGCCGAACTACCCGATGCCCTGGTGCACCCGCAGTGAAATCCGCGAGGTCTCCAACCAGGCGCAGAAGATCCACGACGACATCCGCAACGGCCACCTCCTGATCCACGCCCACGCCCACGACCGCCACACCACTGTCGCGGTCGGCACATACCTCTACCCAGGTGGCAACTCCGTCTACCTGCACGGCGAGGATCATCTGCGCCAGATCGCCGATACCTACGGCTCACCCGCGGAGGCACTGGTGGCCTTCGAGAAGGTCCACGCGGCCGAGATGCGCCCCGGCCCGGCGCCCTTGACCGCCACCGAACGCGCCGCCATCGCAGCGCGTTCCGTCTTCGACGTCACCACAGCCAAGTCCGAACCGTCCTGCCCGGAGCCGGAGACCGTTCCCGTCTACCTGGCCGAAACCGGTGACCACGACGCGCTCCTCGACACCTTCCTCGACGCGCACGGCGAGTTCGTAAAGTGGCGCACTTGGTCTGACGAAACGACCCACGCCATTCACGAATCGCAGACCCTGCGCATCGAGCGCGTCCACGAAGCCCAGGCCCGCGAGACCGCCTGGACCATAGCCGCCTACGAGACACCCGTCTCCGACCGCATATGGCACCTCACCGCGACCAGCGCCACCCCCGCCCCGGTGCTGCAGACCCTGCTAATCCACCTCGCCGACGGAGACGGGTGGGACACGGTCATCGGCGTCCCGGTAGACGAGAAGACGGTCACCACAGCCACACAGCCGCTCACTGATGCCGGATGGAAGCACACCCTGACAGGGCACGGGATCCGGTGGACGTCCCCCGACGGGCAGGCAAGCGTTCGGTTTGACCCACTGGCCGCGCACGGCCCCCAGAACCCTGCCACCTGGACCATCTGGGCCGGCCCAGACCCTGACCGGCCCACCTGGGCCATCACCGTCCCCGCACACTCCGAACTCGCTGCTGGCCGACCTCTCCGAAGCACTCGCCCACGAGACCGGCACGCGCCAGGCGCAGCCGGGCCGCGAGCACGGGCCACGCCTCGCCGCCAGTATGTCGGCGGCTCCGGCGGTCACGGCCAGCCGATCCGCCAGCCGTTCACGCTGATCACCGACCCGCACGAGCGGGGCAACATAGCGGTAGACCGCCGGTTGGCCAAACCGGCGATCACACTCACCATAGACAGACCACCGCCACGCCCTGTCCGTACGTCGGGAGGCTCCTTCCACGACCGCAGACACCACATGTGCCGCAACCCGTCACGGGGCCAGCCTCTGCAGGCGATCAGGCCGCCGCGTAGCTTGCCCGGAACAGTTCCTGCGCCCGCTCCACGTCCCTGAGCGTACGGAGCTGGACCTCCAGATCACCCGTTCCGTGGTGGCCGAGACCCGACACGTCCCGGGTGAAGCCCGGAACGAGGTCAACGTCCCCAGGGTCGACCTTCAGGTAGACCAGCAGTTTGCTGCGCTGCGGCGGGCACAGGCAGGCGAAGTTCCGCAGCCGCTGATAGGCCCGGTAGGTCTTGCGGTCCACCCGGTTCACGCCGTCCCCGAGCCCGAGCAGGACTTCGTCGACCGCGCCCGTCAACTCGCTCATCGCCGTGCCCTGGACGTCAAACGCAGCCCGGACAACCGCCCCGCGCTGTGCTCGGCGGGACACCTGCATGCCACCCCTCACGGAAGCCACGGTCTCAAGGCCGACCAGGTCGCCGCCGAAGAGTCGGTAGCGGACCAGGTCGATCGAGCGCCGGTGCTCGCGCACGGCATGCACGTCGTAGCGGGTGAAGTCGCCGGCGATGCAGATCAGGCGCGGACCGCTCCACAAGACCTGGGACGCGGCCGTTGCCCCCAGCCTGTCGCGGACCAGGCGCTCGAACTCGGCGCGGTGGTCCATCAACCAGGCCAGGTAGAACAGACCCTGATTGATCACGCCAGCATCCACACCCCGCTTGTACTCGACGATGACCGGCGAGCCGTTCTCGTCCAGCCCGAGCGAGTCGATGCGTCCCCCGTGCACCGGTCCGGTGATGTACTCGCTCGCCAGGAACGTGACGCCCAGCAGCGTCTTCATGTGCGTCTCGACCAGCTCCTGCACATCGGCCTCGACCTCAGCAAGACGCGGCATGATCTCCGTCATG
The sequence above is a segment of the Streptomyces griseoviridis genome. Coding sequences within it:
- a CDS encoding DUF317 domain-containing protein, which encodes MTPAIDTHVRLDTHPAHPSAVQAVLTGTRAHVASVALEAAGWSVAATGVLVLARIDHEEPYWAADAAKHLTAEGITVEITPRLQEAIDEEWTWPNYPMPWCTRSEIREVSNQAQKIHDDIRNGHLLIHAHAHDRHTTVAVGTYLYPGGNSVYLHGEDHLRQIADTYGSPAEALVAFEKVHAAEMRPGPAPLTATERAAIAARSVFDVTTAKSEPSCPEPETVPVYLAETGDHDALLDTFLDAHGEFVKWRTWSDETTHAIHESQTLRIERVHEAQARETAWTIAAYETPVSDRIWHLTATSATPAPVLQTLLIHLADGDGWDTVIGVPVDEKTVTTATQPLTDAGWKHTLTGHGIRWTSPDGQASVRFDPLAAHGPQNPATWTIWAGPDPDRPTWAITVPAHSELAAGRPLRSTRPRDRHAPGAAGPRARATPRRQYVGGSGGHGQPIRQPFTLITDPHERGNIAVDRRLAKPAITLTIDRPPPRPVRTSGGSFHDRRHHMCRNPSRGQPLQAIRPPRSLPGTVPAPAPRP
- a CDS encoding DUF5655 domain-containing protein, coding for MSGLKLFRTDTHSGMTEIMPRLAEVEADVQELVETHMKTLLGVTFLASEYITGPVHGGRIDSLGLDENGSPVIVEYKRGVDAGVINQGLFYLAWLMDHRAEFERLVRDRLGATAASQVLWSGPRLICIAGDFTRYDVHAVREHRRSIDLVRYRLFGGDLVGLETVASVRGGMQVSRRAQRGAVVRAAFDVQGTAMSELTGAVDEVLLGLGDGVNRVDRKTYRAYQRLRNFACLCPPQRSKLLVYLKVDPGDVDLVPGFTRDVSGLGHHGTGDLEVQLRTLRDVERAQELFRASYAAA
- a CDS encoding DUF317 domain-containing protein, producing MPSLENVEVDFITPRHLAGGGDPAWITVPLHRACGWSHGDDPLMPRVLLSSPDQKALLRLEPDPDDQWWTLQYAAEPAWYASFGARTPVELIAAFTDAFTDPAPAADAPCDPYGALRQVGWTPDGDNGLASPDKTVHVERLGTPADPGAWFVTVTLGTHQKVWQARFGAHTPPYLVAAFTAALADPTPIHRIDSGRSLPTLDPDVVTRQFVEIPVVYVAGALEGRVRSLAARHTGAPPVPPALRQPPPRHDRSR
- a CDS encoding DUF317 domain-containing protein, producing MPLSERQLVAFADKHATQITLDTSPRHLAGPGDARHVTHGLAAAGWRAISDPLCAEIVLRSPDLRHRLRFDPQSPSSAWWWLLAEPSDTEPGWYASFGEFVPAEVLATLADALVVPVPTELTSPLSVLDAAGWRVDGSGVAHSDPPGSKIERQPQDGSNTVAWHVDVRDGPSGLDNGKHLWHAYFHGHTPEHLVNAFITALTDTAPLQRGLFDRTATYGVTHGPSTVSPQQTVAMHTARIKALRAQARSLRGHQNRAASTSSNAANSRPAFRR
- a CDS encoding DNA cytosine methyltransferase, with product MIVDLFAGPGGWSRALHVLGMRDVGLEWDSWACKTRAAAGQLTIRCDVARYPAWPFVGRTRGVIASPPCQAWSMAGKRLGLIDQPLVHAAVEDLAAGRDTRERLLAACRDERSLLAAEPMRYLHALNTVGEPDWVAMEEVPDVLPLWKQYAAVLRGWGFSVWCGILNAADFGVPQTRKRAILVASRVRTAQPPTPTHAQLAEPETLFGPGRARWVSMAEALGWGATDRPVPTVCAGGGPGGGPEPFPSGSRKTLSDARDRGTWTPRPDGVVLQSRREDAGRTSQHGTQDDQTARAPAPTSTADTRRWSWSLRSNNQANATVRSVQEPAGTLFFGHRANECTWVAEPAIPSTADTDAPTVPEPIRITAREAGLLQTFPADYPWAGNKGQQFSQIGNAVPPLLAGHLLAPHLGVTLDPDDFALAA
- a CDS encoding type IV secretory system conjugative DNA transfer family protein, yielding MPPSSNSTTDGYDLLLRLLLGVLAVVVPLSHLTWLCGNGTAYLTGDSWAPYQPTNALLRPEQVWPEVGENALLLGARIVPVLLLLALGGTGIALWMRHKNRGAGRKKITGMAKARDIEPLMAKAITGKVRSLRPSLKDAKRIEARDTGILLGNLQNTRHEVRMGYEDVAVAIMAPRSGKTTSLAIPSMLAAPGPVLLTSNKAAGDAFTATYEARSRGGQVWTMDPQQIAHAAREMWWNPLASAKTLDGANRLAGHFLAASVDASQQGDFWSKAGSNILSQLLLAAALDERPITDIMQWLAAPADRTPLDILRDHDFAAVAAQLKGTVEGPPETRDGIYETARQYAAALLNNEIAAWVTPQKDAPEFRPSEFVTSTDTLFLLSKDGGGGASALIAACADSVMRAATAQAERAGGRLDPPMLAILDEAANVCKISDLPDLYSHLGSRGIIPITILQSYRQGQKVWGDAGMDAMWSASTIKVIGSGIDDPDFADKLSRLIGDHDVETTSTSYSESGKSTSVSMRQERILPTDAIRALPKGSALCFATGMRAAMLDLRPWYREPGAEELSAASARASKAITARAIAKHAPAQSDSGTAA
- a CDS encoding XF1762 family protein; translation: MSAAPLYLVPIRSREAKDFVRTWHRHHPPPAGQIFSVGAADGTGTLRAVAIVGRPVARHLDDGATLEVTRTASDGTPNANSLLYGAAWRATKALGYRRLVTYTQDGESGSSLRGAGWRVIASRPPRAGWHTPSRPRTGHGNDHVTRLLWEAL